A region of the Methylobacterium nodulans ORS 2060 genome:
GGGGGAGCGGGGCACGAAGACGTGGCGATTGCCCAGCGTCTTGTCCTTGGCCGTACCCAGCCCGGAGATGAAGTTGGCGATGCTATCGATTAGCCACATCAGTCGATCACCGACATCATCCCGTAACTCGACTTCGTGATCTCCTCGAATGCCCGCGAGAGGGCATCGACCTGATCCTTGAAGCTGCCACCGGGGAAGGACGACACCTCGTCCAGAAAGGCGTCGTTCCAGGGCCCCTCGACGAGCACGATGTTGCCGGCCTCGGCCTGGGCCGAGACGGGCAGGGCGCGGGTTTCCTTGTCACCGGTCTCGGGCGTCGCTCGGACGATGAACCCGGCCAACTGGCCGACGAGGTAGCGGGCCTGGAACTTGCCGGCGCCGCCCGGATCCTGGGGCAGCGAGATCCGGACGTCCTCGCCGTCCTCCTGGGCGGTGTTGACGATCATCCGTTCCAGCTTGCCGGCCGAGACCCGATCGCGGCGCACGTCGGCGATGTAGAACGTGCCGTCCCGGCCGCGCCCAAGCTTCACCCCGGCGGTGTAGGCGGGCTGGCTGCTGCCCTTAGAGCCGCTCCCGATCAGGTTGAAGCGTAAGCATCATCCTCGTATCCAGCAGCTGTGAAGTAGTTGCGGCACTCAGCCGGCGAGAAGCATTTGAAGGCTTGGTGGATCGCCGCCCAGAGTTCACTGACACTGCGGGCCGCCGCCCTGCGCAACAGCGCTTTCAGCTTGGCGAAGGCCTGCTCAATCGGGTTGAACTCAGGTGAGTACGGAGGAAGATAAAGCAGCCGGGCCCCGGTTGCCGCGATCGCCTCGCGCACGCCGGCCACCTTGTGAGCGCCCAGATTGTCCAGGATCACGGTGTCGCCGGGTCTCAGGGTGGGGACCAGGGTGTCGGTCACGTAGGCGCGGAAGCGTTCGCCCGTCACAGGGCCGTCCAGCAGAGCGATCGCGTCAGGCCCGCTCGTGCGCAGCCCGGCAATCACAGTGGTGGTTTTCCAGTGCCCTGCGGGTGCCGCGAGGCGGCAACGCTCGCCGCGCGGGGCCCAGCCGTAGCGGCGGACCATGCTGGTGGTGGCGGCGGTCTCATCCAGGAACACCAGTCGCTCCGGATCCAGCTCAAGCTGGCCGGCAAACCACGCCTCACGAGCCGCCTTTACATCCTCCCGCTCCTGCTCAGCTGCGTACGTCGCCCTTTTTTCCGCGTGATGCGGTGCCGGGCGAAGAAGCGCGACAGGCTACTGCGGCTGACCGGAACGCCTTGCTCCTGGAGCGTCTCGCAGAGCTCATGCAGGAAGCTCTGCGGGTGGGCTTGGTAGGTCTGCAGGATGAGCTCGGCATGAGCCTCGATGCGCTGCGAGCGCTGGTCGCCGCCCATGGGCTTGGGCGTGACATCTCCCTGGCCCTCCTGCTGCCTGGACCAGCGGCTGACGCTGGCCACGCTGACCCCGAAGCGCGCGGCGGCCTGATGGCAGGAGGCGCCTTCTGCAACGGCCGAGACGACGCGCTGGCGCAGGTCGACAGACAAAGCTGAGGGCATGGGCCACCTCCGTTGAGCCGCCCCCCCGGGGACCGGCCAACGCGTTGCCATCACCACGGTTTCAACCCGCTCGGACCCCGCTCTAGCCTCGGAGGCGGCCAAGTCCCAGCCCCGCACCCAGTCGCAGCCCGCGGGGGGCGCTTTGACCAGGCCGAACCAGTGCCGCTTGAACAGGCCGCCCTCGCGCGGGGCCGGGCGCTGCTGGTACTGACCGGCATAGGCGTAGGAGCCCATATCGTTCTGCAGCTGCTCGACGGTGGTCCGCGGGAAGCGTTTCGGATCGAGCAGCTCGCCATCGCGCTGGCGCGGATCCCTGAACCCGATCGCGGTGACGCAGCGCCGCTCGGCCTCGAATTCCATCGGCAGGCAGAGGTGCACGTAGCCCATGTTCTGCTTGAGGATGGTGCCGCTGATGTCGTCCTCGTGCAGGCGCTGCATGATCACGACGATGGCGCTCTGCTCCTGATCGTTCAGG
Encoded here:
- a CDS encoding IS630-like element ISMno11 family transposase (programmed frameshift), with protein sequence MPSALSVDLRQRVVSAVAEGASCHQAAARFGVSVASVSRWSRQQEGQGDVTPKPMGGDQRSQRIEAHAELILQTYQAHPQSFLHELCETLQEQGVPVSRSSLSRFFARHRITRKKRATYAAEQEREDVKAAREAWFAGQLELDPERLVFLDETAATTSMVRRYGWAPRGERCRLAAPAGHWKTTTVIAGLRTSGPDAIALLDGPVTGERFRAYVTDTLVPTLRPGDTVILDNLGAHKVAGVREAIAATGARLLYLPPYSPEFNPIEQAFAKLKALLRRAAARSVSELWAAIHQAFKCFSPAECRNYFTAAGYEDDAYAST
- the terL gene encoding phage terminase large subunit, producing the protein MKLGRGRDGTFYIADVRRDRVSAGKLERMIVNTAQEDGEDVRISLPQDPGGAGKFQARYLVGQLAGFIVRATPETGDKETRALPVSAQAEAGNIVLVEGPWNDAFLDEVSSFPGGSFKDQVDALSRAFEEITKSSYGMMSVID